Within the Planctomycetia bacterium genome, the region ATAGTAAGGGGTCGTCGTGCCGGCGCGGGCCGCGTATTCCCATTCCTCTTCCTTCGGCACGGCGTAACGCCAACCGCCCGCGACGTTGCCGTTGAGGATCGTGAGCCATTGGCCGACGTCGTCTTTGCGGGTCTTGTCGAGCGGTTGTAGTTTGTGCGTGCCGGTGGAAAGGTAAGTGTGCCGCTTCATCAACGTCATGATTTCGCGGCGCGTGAACTCGTACTTCGCGATCCAAAAGCCTTGCTCGAAAGTCACGTTGCGCGGGCCTTCGTCATCGCCGCGCGATGGTTCGCCGGCGGGGCTTCCCATCGAGTACATGCCGGCAGGACACCAGCAGAAAACCATGCCCCACTCGTTGACCCATTCCTCACCGGGTTTCGTGCCGGGCTTCAGTTGCGAGGCGAGGCCGAGCGCGCTCGACGCCGGGCCGGCAAGAAACGTGAGGTTCTCCAGCGTCGACTCGCGCGTCGGAGCGAGGCCGGCGAAGATCTCCGCGAGGGGCTTGGCCGATTGCAGTTCGTCGGTCAAACGCTTTGCCAACGGCGACATGCCCGAAGCGGCCGGCTCGACGACGGTGCCGAACGGGGCCGCGTACACGGCCAGGCTTTCGGCCGGGAAGCGGGGCGTTTCGCGCAGCGTGTAGTCTTGCGTCTTGTTTTGTTTCGGATGCGCGTAGCAGCCGTCGACGAGCAGGATATTGGCTTCGCTGCCGCTGAGGGTGCGAAGTTGGTCGAGTACCCAACGAACGCCGAGCTTCGCTTGCTGCACGCTTGCAGTGTTCACGACGCCGGCGTCGAGCGGCAGCAAGAAATTGTCGGCGTAGTCTCCTTGGCCGCCGCGGAGCGCATAGCCGGAGAAGTACACCACGGCGGTTCCGCGCGTCGGCACCGAGCGCGTGAACCGCTCGACATCGGCCTGCATCGTTTTCAGGTCGACGTTTTCGGAAATCGAAACGACGAAACCTCGCTGCCGGAATGCCGCGGCCAGGGCGCGAACGTCTTGAGGCGGAGAAGCGAGCGGAGCGCCGGCGTAGGCGGAGTTGCCGATGAGCAAGACCGCGCGATGTTCGGCTTGCGCCGCGCTCCCGCTGCATAACGCGAGCCACGCCGCGGCGAGTAGCGGCAGCCGCCTCATGCGAGCAACTCTCCCAGCGGCCCGTCTTGATCGAGCGCCCCTTCGAGCTCGCGGTCTTTCTGGCCGAAGTGGTCTTTGCGGTCGCCGACCGTATTCAGCAGCGTCGTATACAGATTCGCCATCGTCCGATGGCCGGCGATGCCGTAGCGCGGGTAGTTCAAGAAGCGATTCCCGCTCTTCAACCGGCCGCCGAGATTGCCGAGCAGCACGACGGGCCATTCGTAGCAGGTCGAATGGTGGTTCTCGGCGCTATCGCTCAAGTAGACGATCAACGTGTTGTCGAGCATCGTGCCGTTTCCCTCCGGAATCGCTTGCAGCTTTTGCATCAACTGCGCAACGAGCTCCGTGTGGAAACGGCGGATCTTGATCGACATTTCTTCGGCACCGGGCACTTGTTGGTGCCCGAGCACATGCTTGTCGGAATTGATGCCGAGCCCCGTAAACGCCACGGCGAAGTGCGGCCCACCGGCACCCGAGGCGAGCGTGACGACGTTCGTCATGCCGGTGATGAGCGCGGTCGCGGCCATTTCGAAGTGCGACTTCAAACGGTCGGTCTCGACCTTCGAGTCGTACTTCTCCGTCGCCGGATGAATCCGCCGCGGGTCGACGTCGCCGAGCTTCGATTGCCGGGACGCAATGGATTGAAACGCATCTCGATACTGTCGGAGCTTCTGTTGCTCTTCGCGCGGGAGTTGTTTTTCGACGCGGCGAATATCGTCGACCATATAGTCGAGCAACATCTGCTGCGTGCCGGCTTCGGCTTGCGGGTTGCCCCCGAGAACTTTGCCGAAGAGCATGTCGTAAGCGAGGCGAGGGTTGGTATAGATCGGCACTTTCTGGTCGGGGCCCGAGGCCGAGCAACCGTAGATGACGTCCGACGCGGCGGTGGTCGAAATGCCGAGCGCCACTTGCTGAAACACGGCCGGAATCTTGCGGGCCACGGCGGCATCGATCGTGATGTCTTTCGCACCGGCCCGCGATGAGTAGGCGCCGAGCGCGCCGTATTCGTTGGAATGCCCGCCGCCGCAGACGCGGCCGGAAAGCCCTTGGATGATCGTCATCCGATCGCGAAACGCCGCCAACGGCTCGAGGCTCGGCGGCAATTGATGCTTCGGGTCCGACAGCGGCAAGTCGATGAGTGCGTCTTCCGCGCTTTGCTCGACTTGCGGATTGCGAAGGTTCTTTTGCACCTTGCGAGGAATGCCGAGCGGCTGCACATGCGTGGCCGGCAAGCCGTTGCCTTCGACGACGAAGATGAACCGCTGCGGCAAGACGCCGCGGCTCTCCGCTTCCAAGCGGCCGACGAGCGGCGCCAGCAAAGGAGCGCTCGCACCGAGCGAGAGCGATTTCAGAAAGGAACGGCGCGGGAGGTGGGTCATCGGGCGGTACTCGTGCGGAGAGTCTTAGAATCTCTTGCAACTATTCGTCGGCAGGGGAGCGGTCGACCTTCATTCTATCCGATCGCGTCATAGTTCCGGAGCGCGATAAAGGAAGGAATCGGAACTGAGCAGCGAAACGACTAGGGCTTTCATGCTGCCGCCGCTTTCGGCATAGGCCCGATTCGCTTCTTGGAGCGTTTTAGCATCGCGCAGCGTTTCGTTGCGCCCCAGGAAAAAGCGGAACGCGTAGCGGACGAATACCTGTTGGGTTCGCTCCGACTTTGCCAAGCGGCGAATCAACTGCACGGCGTCGGCGACGTCGCCGTCCGACTTCGCATCGTCGGCGCCGGTGATCGCGCCGTGGGTATCGACCGGCCGCTGGAGTTCCTTCGTGCGGAAGCGCCCGAAGTGGTCGTAGGCCTCGAACGGCATCCCGAGCGGGTTCATCGCCTGATGACACTTCCAGCAGTAGGCATCGTTGCGAATGACCTCGAACCGCTCGCGCAAGGTCTTCGTTTTGTCGTCGGGCACGACCGCATCGACGCTGATCGGCAGATCGGGAATCACATCGCCGAGGAGATGCTCGCGAATCCATTTGCCGCGGCGGACCGGATCGTTGTCGAAGTTGCCCGAGTGCGCTACGAGCCAGGCCGGCTGCGTGAGCACGCCGGCTCGTTGATCTGCCGGAAGCTCGACGAGTTCGCCGTCGCGGGGTTTCCAATCGTAGGGGAGGCCGTAGATGCGCGGCGCACCCCGAACGTAGCCGTTGCCGTCGGTGGCGAAACTTTTCGTGGTCGTCAGCAGCGTGACCAGCACGTCGCGATCTTCATTCACGACATGCTGAATGAGCTTGCGCGTGTCGTAGACGAGCATGTTGGCGCTGAACGGGAGATCGCTCGTCGGCTCTTTAAAAACCCCGTTCGCTTTTTCGTAGTCGAAGTATTCGTCGAAGAACTTAAGCACGCGCGGCTTCGGCTCTCCTTCGAGCACTTGCGCGACGAACGCCGCGACTCCGGCTTGCGTCGTGAGATCGGCCTTGGCGGCGAGCGAGCCGTTCGGCTGCACGTTGAAGAGGGTGTATTGCACGGCGAGGTTGATCTCGCGCGGCGTGAGCCTGCGCCGGCCCTGCGCGTCGAGTTCCCCCGCGCCGAGCTCAAGCCGGTAGATCGCCTCGGGCATGAGCAGCGGCACGGTCATCGCCGCGCGCACGCCGTTGAGCTTGCCGTGTTTTTCGGAAACGCGCGCGAGGAGCGTCGCGATGCGCGTTCGTTCCTCTTCCGTCGGCGCGCGAAGAATCGCCAGCCAGAACTGCCCTGCGATCGCGTTCTTGATCTCTTCCGGCGTCGCGATCTTCTCGGGATGCAGCAGCGGCAGCAACGTGGCCGGTGTTTTACCGCCGACGTCGTTGACGACTTTGCCCCCTTCGAGCTTCACGCGCGTCTGCGAGGCGACGAGTTGCTGGGCGTTGCGAAGTACGATTTCCGTCGACGATTCATCGGCGACGTAGAGCCGGCTGAAGTCGCTCAGTTGATGGCCCGGCGCCATCGAAAACGGCTGAATACCTCGCCACGGCGCGGTTCGCTCATACACGTCCGGACGGAGACGCCAAACGCGAACGAGAGTCGCCGGAGCAGGGTGCGGTGCGGCGTTGAAGAGCGCTTCGTGGTTCACGTAGTTGCCGTAGTTGGGCAACTCCAGCTTGTTCTCGACGTGTTCGCCGGCCGCGGCCAGCGCGTCGGCGATCCAGAGGACGAGCCGTTGCTTTTCTTCGTCGCTCGGCTGCGGCATGTCGCGCGGCGGCATCTGCCCAAGCTGAATCTGCTCGCGGACGGCCGACCAGACGGCCGGCGTGGCGTCTTTGTAATTCTTCAAGTCGACGAGCGAGAGCCCGGCTTTCTTCTTCGCCGAGGCATCGTGGCAGTCGGCGCAGTACTTTTGCAGTAGCGCGCCGACCGCGGGGGCATCCCCTTCCGCAGCGACGACGGTTTGCGTCGACGTCGAAACAGCGAAAGATAAGGCCGCGATGATAAGCGAAGTACGGAGCATCGATGCCGGAGGTGGGGCTTGAGGCGAGACGCAACGAGGCGTTGCACGGGCCTTTATTATGGCTTGCGTCGTTGCGTTTGTCTGTAGGAAGAGAACCACGCGCCGGCTCGTTGCGCGAGGCCGCACGACGCTGCGTGAAACCGCTCGCCGGCTGTTAAGGCATGGAGTATTCTGGTCGCAATCGCCTTACGCCTTCGCCGAAACGAGAAAACCCGATGAATCGCCGAGAATTCTGCTTAACGACCTTGGCCGGCGTAGCCGCTCTCGGAGGTTCCGAAACGGTTTTCGGCGCGGAGGCCGGTAAATCCGTCGCCGCCGCGGAAGGGGAACTGCTCTACAACGGCATCCGGCTCCCCGCCGCTTGGCCGCCGACCGGCAGCAATAGTACGCTGCATCTTCCGAGCACGCCGCCGTATCTCACGAGTCCGCCGGCGGTGATTAAGATCGACGTCGGGCGGCAGTTGTTCGTCGACGATTTTCTGATCGAGAAAAGTACGCTGACTCGGACGTTTCATCGGCCCGACTATCACCCGAGCGGGCCCGTAGTGCGACCGGATCAGCCGTGGGAACGGCAGGGAGATTTTCCGATGGCGGCCGTCTTCAGCGACGGCGTGTGGTACGACCCGAAAGATCGGCTGTTCAAGATGTGGTACATGGGAGGCTATCGGGCCTGCACTTGCTACGCCGTGTCGCAAGACGGCATCGTGTGGGAGAAGCCGAAGCTCGACATTCAAGCCGGCACGAACATCGTCTCGACCGGCGATCGCGACTCGGCCATCGTCTGGCTCGACCATGAAGAGCCGGATCCGGCGCGCAGGTACAAGTTGTTCCGCGCGCATCGGGAAGTGATCGACGGTCGCGGGAACTGGTTCTTTCAGATTCACGTCTCGGCCGACGGCATTCATTGGGGCGACGTAGTGGCGCGGAGCGCGTCGATCTATCCGCGCTCGACCGTGTTTCGCAATCCGTTTCGCAAGCGCTGGGAATACGGCATTCGAAAAGATTCGAGCACGCAAGTCGGTCGCTGCCGACGCTACTTCGAGTGCGACGACGCCGTCGGCCAAGCCGAATGGGATCCGAAAGATCGCTCGTGGTGGCTCGGGGCCGATACGCTCGACATTCCGCGCGAGGATACGAAGTTCCCGCCGCAGCTCACGAACCTCGACGGCGTCGCCTACGAGAGCTTGATCCTCGGCTTGTTCACGCTCTATCGGGGCACGGCTCCCGAAGCGAGCGGCCGGCCGGAGTTGAACGACGTGTGCCTCGGCTTCAGCCGCGATGGGTTCCACTTCGCGAGGCCGGATCGAAGACCGTTTCTGCCGATGTCGGAGACGAAGGGAGATTGGAATTGGGGGAACGTGCAATCGGCCGGCGGCGGTTGCCTCGTCGTCGGCGATAAGCTGCATTTTTATTGCAGCGGCCGGAGCGGCACGCCGGAGAATCGCGAAGCCGGCGGCTCGACCGGGCTCGCTACCTTACGACGAGACGGCTTCGCGTCGCTCGATGCCGGTGCGGAGGAAGCTTCGGTGACGACCCGGCCGATGACGTTCACGGGGAAGCATCTGTTCGTGAACGTCGACGCACCGAAAGGGGAGCTCCGAGCCGAGTTGCTCGACGAGCGCGGCGCGCCGCTCATGCCGTTCGCCGCGGCCGATTGCCTCGCGACGTCAGTCGACTCGACGACGCACAGGATCGCGTGGAAGTCGACCGACGATCTCTCGCCACTCGTCGGCAAGCCGGTGCGGTTTCGCTTCACGCTCAAGAACGGCCGGCTGTTCGCGTTCTGGGTGAGCCCGGATACGACCGGCGCAAGCCGCGGATATGCCGCCGCCGGTGGGCCGGGAACGACGCAGCCGGCGTGATCGGACGCTCGGCGCCGGCTCGCTACTCCTGCGGAGCCGGGGTGTAGATGAGGTCGGCCGGCGGCAGGCGTGTTTTCACGTCGAGGAAGTCGAGGTAGCAGCCCCAGCCGCCGTTGCCTTGCATGATCTTGAACACGACTTCGTTGCGGCCGGCCTTGAGCTCGACGGGAATCAGCGTCGAGCCGGCCGAAGCCGGGTGTGAGCTGTCGTCGTTCATGATGAGCTTGCCGTTGAGCCACGCTTTGCCGCCGTCGTCGGTGCCGGTCGAGAAGATTGCGCTCCCCGCTTTCGGGCTCTCGACATACACGACCGCATACGCGCTCACGTTGTCGTGAGGGTTGATGTGCTTCGTCAGGTTGAGCATGCCGGAGCTTTCGCCGGCGACGACCTTCCACTTCTGCTCGTTACCGAAGCCGTCGACGTGGCTCCGCTTCAGATCGATTCCCGTGGCGATCGACTGCTCGGGCCCGAAGATTTTTTCGATGTCTTTCTCGAACGGTCCGATGATCGACCAGAGGCGAACGTTGAGCGGCTGCTCGACCCGGCTGCGAATGCGATTCGCCGTGGCGGCGTAGGTCGCCGTCCAAGGAGCGCGGGCGAGGTCGACGTTCGGCACCGCGAACGAAACGGTTTGCGATTCATTCGGCGCAACGGGGCCGAACGACTGCGTGATCGGCTCGACGTCGTGCGGCCCTTTCAGCCGGAGCTCGAGCGTGCCGGAGATCGGCGCATTGCTCAAGTTCTTCACCGCGGCGGCCAGCGGCTGCGCTTTCTTATCGAGCGCGCTCGGCGATTGCGGCTGCACTTGCACGGGCGAAACGAACTCGACGAACACCGAATCGGTTTCGACGACCGCGGTCTTGTCGGGTGCGCCGTACTTTTCGACGCCGATGAAGTAGGCGTCGATCGGCAGCCGGCCGGCATCCAAGATCGACGACGGCTCGACCTCGAGCATGGTCTCGAACTTTGCGCCGGCCGCGATCCCGAACAGGGTTTCCGGCACGGGCTTCCACCCCTCAGGAACACCGATGCGGAGCTGCGCCGCCAGCGGTTTCGCGAGGTGGTTGTGAATCGAGACTTGCAACTTTCGCGGAGCCGGGGCCGATTGCGGATCGGCCGGCGAGATCGAAGCGGCGACTTGCACATCGCCGGCCGGTCCGTAGAGCTCGACTTCGCGGACCATCACCTTCATCGGCATGCCTTTGCCGCCCCAGGTCTGCCGCAAGATCGTCGTCGCGGCGTCGTCGGGGGCGAAGCCTTGCGTTGCGCGGAGGACGACGAGCCGCAGCTTCGACGTCTCCACAGGCTCGAAACGATGCACGAACAGATGGCCGCCGTCGTACCAACTGTTGCCGTTATTCTGACCATGTACGGCCGTGTCGGTCGGCGTGAGAGGAGTGCGCACTTCGGCAAGCGTTTTCCACTGGCCGGCAACTTCGGCCTGGAGATCGTAATCGAGCAAGGCGCAGAAGTTGTTATCGGCCTGCACGCCGTGAACCACGGCGGTGTTCACGCGCCGCGGCGTGGGGAGCGCGAGTTCGAGCGTCGGATTGCCTTCGCTCGGCCAATCCCCTTGCCAGATCTTCTTGCCGTCGGTGCCGCCGTGCGGATGGCCGGCGTTGTAGGTTTCGACGATGCCGTTGTTCAGCAAGGCTAAGCCGTTGGAAGAGGTGCTCGAGTAGGCGACTTGAGCCCGCAGCGCGATGTTGCGGCCGAAGTCGAGCGGGACCGCCGTGATCGAGCGCTCTTTCTTCGCGCGCAGGTAGACCGGCAATTGCGCGGCCTCGACGACGACCTTCCCACCGACCACGGAGACCTGTCCGACATTGCCGAACGGGTCGACAAGTTCCAGCGCATCGGTCCCCGCGGCAGTGAATTCGACCGGCAAGCTCGCAGCGCCGAGCGTTTGCAGAACGATCGTCTCGGTGTCGCCGGCGACGTAGCGCAGCCCGAGGACTAAGCTGTTGCCGCTCGGGCCGAAGTCCACCGGGCCCACGTAGGATTGGCCGGGGGCTTCCGTCATCGCGGAGCGCGTGCGGAGGGCCAGCGCGGCGGGATAAGGACCGCTGCGCGACCAGACGTACGACGGGACGGTGTTGTAGCCCCCTTCGTTGAGATAGTAATGGTTGTTGAACTTCGGCGGCACTCCGAGCGACTCCAGCAGACTGCGATGCAGCGTCGTCCGCTCGGCTTGCACGAGGCCGGTGAAGTTGCCGCCGCGCGAGGCCGAGATGGCCCGCTCGGTTTGCCAAACGGGCTTGTCGCCGATGCCGTACTTCGCGAGCAACTCACGGAGCGCCCAATATTTCCAGCGCCAGTGTGTCGCGTCGACGCTTTCGTGCCCTTCGTAGTCGTGGATGCTGACGATGTCTAAATACTTCCCACCGCCAGCCTTCAAAAAGATCTCGATCCACGGCAGCGAGATGCCGCAATGCGAAGGGCCGAGCACCAGCGCCTCGGGATCGGCCGACTTGATGACGGCGTACGAGTTCTTGAGGAGCGTCGCGTAGTCTTCGGCCGACATCGAGAAGTTCGGCTCGTTCATCACCTCCCAATACTTCACGCGCCCTTTGAGCCGTTCGACGTAGCGGCGAATGTTGTCCGGCGTGCAATCCTTCTTGTCGGAGAATTGCAACACGACGGTCGCGCCGAGCTTGACCGCCTCGACGGCGTCGTGCTCGAGCTTGTTCAGGTTGTCGGACTTGCCCGGCTGGTCGAGCTTCGGGTGCAATCGCATGTTCGACAGGCCGCAAAACATCTGCCGCGGCGCATCGTCCCAACTGCCATTCGCCTCGCCGGCCGCGAGTCGCGACTTCATCTGCGCGTAAGCCGGCGTAACACCGAGATGTTCGCCGACCGAAAGAAGCTTCTTGCCGTCGATGCTGCAATCGCAGGTGATCGTGTACCAACCGAACTTCGGCGGGGTGAACGAGAACGTATGCTCGACATCTTTCCCTTGCGGCAGCGCAAGGTCGAATTTCCCCTGGTCGACGATCTTGCCCCACGCGTCTTGAAACCGGTAACCGACCTCGACCGCGCCGATCTGCCGATTCGCCGCGGCGACCTGAAACTTGAGCCCGATCGGCTGGAGATCGTAAGCGGTGTTGTAGGGTAGCGGCACGACGATCGAGGGCTTGAAGCCCAGCAGCAGGGCGTTCCGTTCGCGCACCCCTTTGCCGCCGGAATGCAGGAAGTCGGCCTTCGCGCGGATGAGGGCCGGCGTCGGGCGATAGAACTTATAGTGGACGTGCTGCGGATCGCGCGATTCCGGAAACGCGGCCCACAGCCGATCGTGTGGGTCGATCGCCAGCGGCACGAACGAGCTATGAATGCTCCAAGGGTCGGCCCATTTGAATTGTCCGTCGCGCTGCCGGACGACGGTGAACGAGGCGTCGTATTTCGTCACCAAGCCGGGATTACCCCAGGTCATCGTGTAGACGTTTCCTTCCGAATCGGTCGCGACCGAATGCAGCGGCTCGCTCCCGTCGTCGTTGCGCGTGCTGCTTCCCGCGCCGGCCGTGCGGAGCAGCTTGCCCGTCGGGCTGAAGACGTAGATCTGATTGAGATCGGCCAAGAAGATGAAGTTCCCTTTCGGATCAATCGCAAGATCGACGATGTTGTCCAACTTCTTTTCGAGCTGGATGCCGATGCCGGACGAGCCGTCGGATTTGATCGTCTCGATCCGCTCGCCGCCGAGCCACGACTTCCCCTTGCCGCGCCGCGACTCGATCACGTATGTCGGGCCGTCTTTACCGTAAGCGGGAACCGCGATCGCGGCGGCCCCTGCGACCGGAATGCTGCGGAAGCCTCGGCCGTCGGAATGGATTTGCCACACGCGATCCGCTTCCGGTTGCGTGACGAAGATCTCGCCGGCGTGGTTGACGACGATTCTTTGCGGGACGTTCTTCTCGCCGAGCGCGGCGGAGCCGACGGCCGCATCGTCGAGCGAGCGCTCGCTGAGAAAGCGCCCGTCGTTGTCGAACTTTTGGATGCGCCGGTTGCCGGAGTAAGTCTTCGTTTTCTGATCGTACTTCGGACCATCGAGCACGTAGAGATTGCCGGCCCGATCGAAGGCGAAATCGTAGACGACGGTGAACTGCCCCGGCCCCGTGCCGGGCCCGCCGAACTCCAGATCGCAGCCGTCGCTGATGGCCTGCACCGGCTGCGCGCCGGAAAGAGAGATTGCGACGAAGAGAGGTAACGATACGCCGAGCCGCACGGCTCGCAAAAACAGAGGGACGATGGGCATCGGTCTGTGCTTAGGGCTTGGTGATGGAACGGCTAATGAAAACCGATCCATCGTATCCTAAGAAAGTGGAGGCGTCCAAACGTCACGCAGCGGACGATCCGCAACGAAATCCGGATATCGCAGGACGAATTAGGGTTGCTGGATCGCGCTGCGCGAGGTAAGAATTCGAGCTGGTCGCGTAAGATGCGGCTTGCGGCAGCAAGGCGGTTAGAGAAAGACCGCTAGAGGTTGCGGCCTATATGGAGCGCATGTCGTGGATAGCCGCAGCTTTATCAAGTCGAAGGAGACGAACCACGCTAAGCCTCCGATTCTCGATGCGTTAAATGCCGAGAGTGATCGTGGCTGTGCTCTAGTTGCCGCCGAATATATCGACGATCAGTTAGGCGAGGTCCTGCTTTTCAGCCTTGTGAAGATGGCGAGTAAGGGTGGCGATCGCGATGCCGTTTCCAATGTAATACGTCAGTTTTCCGTTGATCTAAAAGCAAAGTCCGGGCTTTGTTTGGCAATCGGTTTGATTAGTTGCGAACTATATCAGTCGATCCAATATCTCAAAGACGTGCGCAACTTCATGGCGCATTTCTCCGGCTCGGGCGAACTCAGCGACGATCTAGTACATACTTTCGTAACTACGCTCGCGCCCGAGCTTCGATCACTGCGAGATTTAAGCCAACAAACAAAGCGAATCTTTGATCAAGCGACCGGACCAGTTATGGCCCGTGAAAATTTCATTGACTCGGTTGCGTGTATTTCGGTTTGGCTCAACAAACTTTATACCGAAGCATTGTCGGCGTGATCGCTCCACCTCGACTTGCTGAGTTGCAAACGATGAATGCTTCAACTCGCGACGTTAAGGGCATGTTCAGCCATGCGGCAGCCATTTTATCCGGAATGTAAGAGTACCAATCCATACCGTTTGCGAACTTTTCGCAACCCTTACCTGCTGCGGCTCTTTCCGCGCGCGATCATGCAGCGCAACCGCACGTGGCAGACTTCAAATTAGGGCACTACCGCAGCGCTACTTCGCAATCCGAGCGAGCGGCACCATCAGGAAATGAACCCCTTGGCGGTTCATGAACACCGTGCCGACGTGGTCGGGATCGAGTTGGATCGTGCGGGCGGAGTAGTAGCGCGCGGCGACGTTCGTTTCCGGCAGCAGTGTGACCGTGCGGTCGCCGTTCCAGGTGAGGCCGTCGTCGGCGGAGAAGTTGTAGCGCAGCCCTTTGTTGTCGTTACCGACGCCCCAGGTGACGAGCAGCCGGCCGTCTTTCACGACCGTCAGGTATCGGCCTTCCTCGGTGTCTCCCTCGGGGAGGGCCGCGAAGTTTTCGATCGAGGTCCAGGTCTTGCCGTCGTCCTGCGAGCGAAGCAACACCGGGCCCATCGCCAAGAGGGAGCCGGCGGCCGTGCGCACGATCTGCCTAAACGCATGTTGCTTGCCGCCGGCAACCGCAACCGGAAAGACGGTCAACGCGCCCGACTTCGGGTCATACAAGCGGGGCGGTCCTACGCGGAGCGGCAAGAGCCAACGCCCGCCGTCCATCGGCAGCACGTTGTGCCGCACTGCGCCGAGATGCGTACCATCGACCGGGCCGATCAGCGTTTGCTCGGTCCAAGTGACCCCTTTGTCGGAGCTGAGCGAGTAGAGGAGGGCCCGTTCGTAGTAGTTGTCTTTCTTCTTGTCGTCGGCGATGTAGTTCCAGGTGACGAGAATACGATCGTCGGGCAGGACGTCGGCCGTGCCGGGATAGATCTCGAAGACCTTGACTTCGCGAATCGCGTCGGGCCGTTTGGCCGAAGTCGCAATCGGCTCGGCCGTCGTCCAGGTCGTTCCGCCGTCGGTCGAGCGCGAACACATCAGGACGTTCGCCCCTTTGAAGACGACGACTAACGTGCCGTCTTTCGTTCGGCAGATCGAAGGATGAACGTGTCCGCCGACCGTTTTATCGATGATCGTGATCGGCTTGTCGTCATCGGCGGCATGGCTGATGCCGGTAGGCGCGAACAGCGACGCGAAAACGAAACCGATCGCGGCGGCAAGTCGGGTGTGCGACATCATACATAGCTCCAGGCGGGCGTATGGGAGAGTGCGGTGGCGATAGTGAGCGGCGGCGGGCGCGGTTACTTCGCCTTTGCCTGCGTCTTCACCGGCGTGCTTACTTGGAAGCGGAATTCCTTGAAGGCGTCCGGTTGCAGGCCGATGTCGCGCTTCAAGAGTTCCGGGTTCGTGGCGAAGAACGTATTGAAGTCGACCTTCACGGCGGCGTCCATCAGCCGATCGGGCGCGAAACCGGGTTTAACTTTCGCATTGGGAGCCGGCCCGGGATCGCCGGCGAAGAGCGGGTCGGCGAAGAGCGGATCGATGATGTGCTTGCCGAGCTTAGCGACCGGGAAGTCTCTCACCAACGCTCTTTCGCTGAGCGGGAAGATATCGCGGAGCAGATAACAATTGTTGTGCTGCCGAAACGCCTCGATCTCGCCGTCGACGCAGAGCAAGCCGAGATTCAGCCGGGCCTTCTTGTCGAACATGTCGGTGAAGATATTGTTGTCCATCGTCGAAGGCTGCGTCTTCGTGTTGCGCAA harbors:
- a CDS encoding SUMF1/EgtB/PvdO family nonheme iron enzyme: MRRLPLLAAAWLALCSGSAAQAEHRAVLLIGNSAYAGAPLASPPQDVRALAAAFRQRGFVVSISENVDLKTMQADVERFTRSVPTRGTAVVYFSGYALRGGQGDYADNFLLPLDAGVVNTASVQQAKLGVRWVLDQLRTLSGSEANILLVDGCYAHPKQNKTQDYTLRETPRFPAESLAVYAAPFGTVVEPAASGMSPLAKRLTDELQSAKPLAEIFAGLAPTRESTLENLTFLAGPASSALGLASQLKPGTKPGEEWVNEWGMVFCWCPAGMYSMGSPAGEPSRGDDEGPRNVTFEQGFWIAKYEFTRREIMTLMKRHTYLSTGTHKLQPLDKTRKDDVGQWLTILNGNVAGGWRYAVPKEEEWEYAARAGTTTPYYFGADVRELVRHANFADVNLYDLESGYYAYAERALDDGFAMIAKVGSYGPNAWGLHDICGNLSEHCDTPYEAANVKPNNYPNSVIRGGSWLSSPGSCRSAARNYFSFSASENAMPNHVGYRLMIRSVKP
- a CDS encoding DUF1552 domain-containing protein, with the translated sequence MTHLPRRSFLKSLSLGASAPLLAPLVGRLEAESRGVLPQRFIFVVEGNGLPATHVQPLGIPRKVQKNLRNPQVEQSAEDALIDLPLSDPKHQLPPSLEPLAAFRDRMTIIQGLSGRVCGGGHSNEYGALGAYSSRAGAKDITIDAAVARKIPAVFQQVALGISTTAASDVIYGCSASGPDQKVPIYTNPRLAYDMLFGKVLGGNPQAEAGTQQMLLDYMVDDIRRVEKQLPREEQQKLRQYRDAFQSIASRQSKLGDVDPRRIHPATEKYDSKVETDRLKSHFEMAATALITGMTNVVTLASGAGGPHFAVAFTGLGINSDKHVLGHQQVPGAEEMSIKIRRFHTELVAQLMQKLQAIPEGNGTMLDNTLIVYLSDSAENHHSTCYEWPVVLLGNLGGRLKSGNRFLNYPRYGIAGHRTMANLYTTLLNTVGDRKDHFGQKDRELEGALDQDGPLGELLA
- a CDS encoding DUF1588 domain-containing protein; translated protein: MLRTSLIIAALSFAVSTSTQTVVAAEGDAPAVGALLQKYCADCHDASAKKKAGLSLVDLKNYKDATPAVWSAVREQIQLGQMPPRDMPQPSDEEKQRLVLWIADALAAAGEHVENKLELPNYGNYVNHEALFNAAPHPAPATLVRVWRLRPDVYERTAPWRGIQPFSMAPGHQLSDFSRLYVADESSTEIVLRNAQQLVASQTRVKLEGGKVVNDVGGKTPATLLPLLHPEKIATPEEIKNAIAGQFWLAILRAPTEEERTRIATLLARVSEKHGKLNGVRAAMTVPLLMPEAIYRLELGAGELDAQGRRRLTPREINLAVQYTLFNVQPNGSLAAKADLTTQAGVAAFVAQVLEGEPKPRVLKFFDEYFDYEKANGVFKEPTSDLPFSANMLVYDTRKLIQHVVNEDRDVLVTLLTTTKSFATDGNGYVRGAPRIYGLPYDWKPRDGELVELPADQRAGVLTQPAWLVAHSGNFDNDPVRRGKWIREHLLGDVIPDLPISVDAVVPDDKTKTLRERFEVIRNDAYCWKCHQAMNPLGMPFEAYDHFGRFRTKELQRPVDTHGAITGADDAKSDGDVADAVQLIRRLAKSERTQQVFVRYAFRFFLGRNETLRDAKTLQEANRAYAESGGSMKALVVSLLSSDSFLYRAPEL
- a CDS encoding glycoside hydrolase, coding for MSHTRLAAAIGFVFASLFAPTGISHAADDDKPITIIDKTVGGHVHPSICRTKDGTLVVVFKGANVLMCSRSTDGGTTWTTAEPIATSAKRPDAIREVKVFEIYPGTADVLPDDRILVTWNYIADDKKKDNYYERALLYSLSSDKGVTWTEQTLIGPVDGTHLGAVRHNVLPMDGGRWLLPLRVGPPRLYDPKSGALTVFPVAVAGGKQHAFRQIVRTAAGSLLAMGPVLLRSQDDGKTWTSIENFAALPEGDTEEGRYLTVVKDGRLLVTWGVGNDNKGLRYNFSADDGLTWNGDRTVTLLPETNVAARYYSARTIQLDPDHVGTVFMNRQGVHFLMVPLARIAK